A single window of Ischnura elegans chromosome 8, ioIscEleg1.1, whole genome shotgun sequence DNA harbors:
- the LOC124163801 gene encoding uncharacterized protein LOC124163801 — protein MELVFPQFELSLRVVRIVLSGSLLCYAMPNCSACVKSIKREQKSLSCCECKAHYHPLCLSIPEVEFKELSDKRRPWYCDVCRAKIGCGSDGEQFRKAPENESASSSLSPDRVSDILKDFSANLADIRSDQSEIRKSISRWEESFGGQAKSLELLNASLVKITDSLNHLLSENISLKKQLSDTEARLNRVEQEQLRNVIEIHGIPYSKGEVAGALICQVGIAVGIKVDTSEIDYAYRGGSNRSATSHPSPRPAPIIVRFLRSSTAAAFLNGRRTKRNLKLNDIVADQNPTNPPVYINESLTSLNRKLYAMARGLKKEGKIKYVWIRNGRVFARVHDGGERLSILVETDLDCLK, from the coding sequence atggaattagtcttcCCCCAGTTCGAGCTCAGCCTTCGTGTGGTTCGGATCGTTCTCTCCGGTTCTCTCCTGTGCTACGCAATGCCTAACTGCAGTGCATGTGTTAAATCGATCAAGCGGGAGCAGAAGTCGCTCTCTTGCTGTGAGTGTAAGGCCCATTACCATCCACTGTGCCTTTCAATACCTGAAGTGGAATTTAAGGAGCTTAGTGACAAACGTAGACCATGGTATTGCGACGTTTGTCGGGCTAAGATCGGCTGTGGCAGTGATGGAGAGCAATTCAGAAAAGCTCCTGAGAACGAGTCCGCAAGTTCCAGTTTGTCTCCTGATCGTGTGAGTGATATCTTGAAAGATTTTTCTGCTAATCTTGCTGATATCCGGTCGGATCAAAGTGAAATTCGCAAATCAATATCTCGCTGGGAGGAGTCGTTCGGGGGTCAAGCAAAGTCTCTCGAGCTCCTCAATGCCTCCCTTGTGAAAATAACTGATTCCCTGAATCACCTATTAAGTGAAAACATCAGCCTAAAGAAACAACTAAGTGATACGGAAGCTCGCCTTAATCGCGTTGAGCAAGAGCAACTCCGGAATGTAATTGAGATCCACGGCATTCCTTACTCCAAAGGGGAGGTAGCTGGGGCCCTGATTTGTCAAGTTGGAATCGCTGTGGGAATTAAAGTGGATACAAGTGAAATCGATTACGCCTACAGGGGTGGTTCCAATCGTTCTGCAACCTCTCACCCTTCACCTAGACCTGCCCCTATTATTGTCCGTTTTCTACGATCTAGCACTGCTGCTGCATTTTTAAATGGCAGACGCACAAAACGGAACCTGAAACTCAACGACATCGTCGCCGACCAGAACCCTACCAACCCTCCTGTCTACATTAATGAATCCTTGACATCCTTAAACCGAAAGCTATATGCAATGGCCAGGGGGCTTAAGAAAGAAGGTAAAATCAAATACGTGTGGATTCGTAATGGCCGTGTGTTTGCTCGGGTCCATGATGGTGGTGAACGCCTTTCTATCCTAGTTGAAACTGACCTTGACTGCTTAAAATAG